CGAAGATGATCCGCTTCTTCCCGCCGGTCGTCACCGGCACGGTCATCACCCTCATCGGCATCTCGCTGATGCCGGTCGCCTTCGGCTGGGCGCAGGGGCCCGTCCCCGGCGCCGACGACTACGGCTCGATGAAGAACCTGGGCCTCGCCGGTCTCACCCTCGTCGTCGTCCTGCTGCTGCGCCGCTTCACCACCGGCTTCGTCAAGCAGATCGCGGTCCTGCTGGGCCTCGTCATCGGCACGCTCATCGCCATCCCGTTCGGCGTCACGGACTTCGGCCCGGTCGGCGACGCGGACGTCGTGGGCTTCCCGACGCCGTTCCACTTCGGCGCCCCGCAGTTCGCGGCCGCCGCGATCGTCTCGCTCTGCGTCGTCATGGTCGTCTCGATGACCGAGTCGACGGCCGACATGCTCGCCCTCGGTGAGATCGTGGACCGTCCCGCCGACGAGAAGACCATCGCCGCCGGGCTGCGCGCCGACACCCTCGGCTCCGCGGTCAGCCCGCTCTTCAACGGCTTCATGTGCAGCGCCTTCGCGCAGAACATCGGCCTGGTCGCGATGACGAAGATCCGCAGCCGGTACGTGGTCGCCGTCGGCGGCGGCTTCCTCGTCCTCATGGGCCTCTGTCCGATGGCGGCCTCGCTCATCGCGGTCGTGCCGCGCCCCGTGCTCGGCGGCGCGGGCGTCGTCCTGTTCGGCTCGGTCGCGGCGAGCGGCATCCAGACACTGGTCAAGGCGAACCTGGAGAAGGACAACAACGTCCTGATCGTCGCCGTCTCGCTCGCCGTCGGCCTCATCCCGATCGCGGCGCCGGAGTTCTACCACGCGTTCCCGGAGACCGCGAAGATCATCCTCGACTCGGGCATCTCGACGGGCTGTGTGGCCGCCGTGCTCCTCAACCTGGTCTTCAACCACATCGGCAAGGGCCGCGAGGAGGACGACGTGACGGCACCGATGGAGCCGGGCGGCGAGATCGCGGAGACGCGCGTGCCGGGCCAGGGCAAGGGACGAAGCGAGGCGGTAGCGCACTGAGCCCCCGGTTACAGCCCCCCGGTCGCAACACCCGCTCACAGCCCCCGGTCTCATCCCCCGGGTACAGCTCACGGCACACCTACGCAGTTCCCTCGCGCGGTCAGGTCCCGCGCGAGGGAACGCTCATTCCTGCACGTTGCTCAGCCGTCGATGTCCATCGCGTCGTCGCCGCCGCTCTTGACGACCTTGATGACGTTGCCGCCCGCGTCGCACAGCTCCGCGCGGACGACGTAACCCGCCTGGATGCCCTTCCAGAAGATGACTTCCTGTTGCTGGGCGAAGGACGTGGTCCCCAACGTGTCCACCAGGTCGATCCCGCCGGGCGCGTGGATCACGTACCGCCAGCCGCTGCCGTCGGGCTGCCGCGCCCAGTCGGGCACGTACCCGCCCGGCGAACGGGTCGTGCTGACGAACCCCGTCCGCTGCAGGAGCTTCTGGTAGTGCCGCAGGCTCGCGGGCAGCTTCTCGTTCCAGGGCTTGAAGCCCTTGCCGAGGATCTGGTCGGGCGTCCTGCCGTCCCAGCGGTACAGGGGTTCGTTGTCCTTGCGATACCGCAGCGGCGGCACGTCGCGCCCCTGCTTCCTGTCCTCGCGCATCGACTTCACCTTGCCGGGGTCGATGCCGTAGGTGCTGTCACCGAACCCCGCCGCGGCCTGCGGAGTCGGCGTGGTGGATCGGGGGTGCTTGCCGCGCTCGGCCATGAACGACGGGTAGTCGTACTCACCCGCCTCCGAGTCCGTGCCCCCGTCCGACAGCTCCTCCGCGTCGGAGAAGTCCAGCCGGTCGACGTCCATGGCCGTCGCGTCCTGACCGCCCGCGCGCTGCACCACGGCCTCCTCGGCCCGCTGATGGCCGCAGCCCGCACCGTGCTGGTGCTGCTCCTGCCCGGCGGGCTGCCCGGCCCGGCGGAGCATCTGGACGACGGCGGCGTTGCCCGCCGCGCCCTGGAGGGCGAGCAGCCCGTTGAGCGGGGCGTCGGCCGGGGCCGCGGGTCTGCGGGCCGTGGTCCGCGCTTTCGCGGCGTCGTGCTTTCCGGCGTGGTCGTGGTCGCGCAACGGGGCTCCTCCAGGTACAGAGCCACCCACTCTTCCCGCCTGCCCGCCCTCCGGTCCAGGAACCGAAGGGCAGTCTTACGTGCAGTCTTCGCTGTCCGGGTGGCCTTCCGCTACCGGCTACTCCCGCGCGCCGGACCCCGGGACGGCGTGACCTGACGGACAGCGATGGGGAGCAGGGAAGGGCTGAGCCGCCGCCGTCAGGGGTGGTCGTACCAGGAGAACGCGGCGATCCGCCAGCCCTCCGGCGTGCGGACGAACTGCATCGTCTTCGTGCCGCCGCCCTTGAACGGTTCGCCGTCCATGACGCCCGCCTTGGCGTACTCGCCGAACCGGCACGCGATGTCGCCGACGATGTCGGTGCGTTCCGAGATCTCCCATTCGGCGAACTCGACCAGGCGGCCGTCGGCGAGCAGGCGTTCGCGGGGCTCGATGAACTCCTCCACGGTGTAGGCCGCGTACTGCGGTCCTGTCACGACGATCACGCCGCCGGGCAGCATGAGCCGACGGATCCTGGCGACGTCCGCGGCCTTCCCGCCACGGTTGTCGAAGGCTCCGAAGAATTCGGCGGTCAGTGCGTCGATTTCAGCCTTGGGGTGCTCGGCCGCGGGTATCTCGATCTCGGACATGCCGGGACCGTAACACCCCTACTTCCCGCACACCGTCGCGGAGTTGACCGAGCCGCCCGCGTTCTCGTCGTCCGTGCCGAGCAGGGCCTTCCCGCCGGAGTCCGGCACGCACTCGACCGCCTCGATCTTGACGCCCTCGAACTTGCGCACCACGTCGGGAGACTTGGCGACGGACAGCCGCACCTTTCCGGTGCGGCTCACGGAGAGGTTGCCCGCGTTCAGGACCGCGGAGTCGAAGGGGCCGTCGTCGCCCGCGTCGGACGCCGAGCTGATCACGAGGCGGCCCGACGGTGTGACGGAGATGTCCGAGGCGTGCCGGACGTCGCCGACCGGGTAGGGCGCGCGGAGGCGGGCCGTGGTGACCGGGCCGAAGTCGGCCTCGCCGTACTTGTTGAAGGAGAACGGCGCGGCGCGCAGCGTCGCCGGACGCTTCTTGCCCGCGCCCCGGTCCGCCCAGACCGCCGCCATCTTTCCGTGCCGTGAGGTCAGCGCGAAGCTCTCGTAGTCGTCGCCGTCGGCGATCGCGGGGAGCGGTGAGGTGTCCAGGACCTGGATCTCGTGGCCGGTGACCTTCACGTGGTAGACGAGGCCGCGGCTGGCCAGGGCCACGTATTCGCCGCGGAGGCCGGGTACCGCCTCGATCGCCTCCAGGTCGATGGGCTCCGGGGTGCCCGCCCAGGTGAGTGCTTCGGTGCGGGTCACCGTGGAGCGGTCGGCGCCGGGGCGGTACGTCAGTCGCGCGACGCGGTTCTCGCCGGGCTTCTTGTTGTCGCGTACGACGACGGCGTCCGTCCCTCCGTGCCGCTGGGCCTCACCGGTGACGGCGAGCCCGCTGATGCCGGACGTGATGTCGTCGCCGATCCTCTGCCAGCCGCCGTTCGGGGTGTGCGCGGCGGACGCCGTGAGGCCGCCCGCGGACAGGAGGGCGGCTGTCGCGGTCAGCACGGTCGTGGTCGTACGGAGGAACATGGGGATCTCTCACCTCGGTGCAGGTTGAACGCAGATCAAGTGCGGGGACGGCCGTGTTGACGCGCGTAGACGGGGAGTTGGCCGGGACCGTACCCAGTTCAACCGCTGAGAGGCAAGAGGGAGCGCAGTCGCGCGGGACGCCGTGGGCGTCCCGCGCGTCCGGCCTATCCGATGTGGTACGGATCGCCGTAGACCTTCCAGTCCAGCGGCGGGTCCAGGTTGAGGTTCCGCTTCTTCAGGAAGACGCGCTGTGCCGTGTCCACCCGGCTGGTGTCCTCGTGGGCCGCCTCCTGCTTCATCGCCCAGACGCGCGCGTCGAGGAAGGCGTTCAGGTACGTCACCTCGTCACCGCCCTGGGTCGGGGGCTTGGCGGAGCGCAGCGCGCGCTTGCGGATGTTGCGGAAGCTGGTGGAGTCGCCGCCGTCACCGTGCATGACGATGGCGTCGTAGTAACAGAACTGGCCGAGCGTGCCGACGCCGTCCGCCTTGCCCTGCTTGACGGAGGGGTTGAAGTAGACCCGGTCGCGCTCGTCGTTCTGCGCCTTGCGGAACTCCGCGTCCGTGTCGGCGGCCCGCTCCCAGTCGCGCACGAACGTCGGGTCGAGCCCTTCGTGCGAGTCGGTGCCGTCGACCCTGCGCAGCGCGGGCAGGTACTTGGCGAGGACGTTGCCCGGCTTGCGCCGCGTGTAGAGCTCGACGAGGTCGAGCATGTCGCCGGTGCCCGAGCAGAAGCCGATGATGCCCGCGGTGTAGCCGCGGCCGTCGTCGATGTCCTCGCAGTACCGGTACTGCTTCTTCCATTCGAGCGACGAGTTCTCCGCGCTGCAGACGATCTGCATCGCGATCTCCTTCTTCGCCGGGTCGTCGAGCCCGCCGGCCGTGATGAAGGAGGAGAACGGGGTCGCCGCGCTCGCCGACTGCGTGGCGAGGAGCGGACCCGCCACGGCCGCCGCGCCGATGACGGCGAGCAGGGTGCGACGAGAGGGGGCGGTGGCGGGAGCGGCGTCGGTGGTGCGGGTGGTGCGCGGGTCTATGTGGGGGGTTTCCACGAGGGCCTCCAGATGGGGGAGTTCACATGCCGCGTACTGTTAGGAAGGTTTCCTACCAGAGATCTGGAGTGACGTATACCCGTCAAGACACGTTGAGTCGGGGATTCCGAATGGCCGGACATCGCTCTGTGCGCCGGGCTCATTGGTCCATACGATCCCCTCGCTCACGCAATCCGCTCCAGGCACCCGCACCACGTTCCAGGCACACAGGCACTTCTCCAACCCCCCTCCTCAGCAATGGAACGGAGAACCATGGCCGGTGCACTGCTGCTGAGCGGCGCCGTCGCGGCGCTGTTCGGCTCGACGCTCCCCGCGCACGACCCGACGACGATCCTCGACCCGCCCCCCGACAAGATCGTGATCGAGGTCGCCACGGTGAACGGGTCCGGCTGCCCCCTGGGCACCGCGGCCGTCGCCGTCTCCCAGGACAACACGGCCTTCACCGTGACCTACAGCGACTACCTCGCCAAGGCGGGCGGCGGCGCGGACCCCACCGCGTTCCGTCGCAACTGCCAGCTCAGCCTGATCGTGCACGTTCCCTCGGGCTTCACGTATGCGATCGCCAGCGCGGACTACCGCGGCTACGCGGCGCTCCAGGCCGGTGCCAAGGGCACGGAGAAGGCGTCGTACTACTTCCAGGGCTCGCCCCAGACGGCCTCGATCAGCCATGAGTTCAAGGGCGCGTACAACGACAACTGGCAGGCCACCGACACGACGGACTGGGCCCAGCTCGTGTGGGCACCGTGCGGCGTGAAGCGGAACTTCAACATCAACACGGAGCTGCGGGTCGACCTGGGGACGTCCGATCCCGCGAAGTCGAGCTTCATGACGATGGACTCGACGGATGGCGACATCAGCACGATCTATCACGTCGCGTGGAAGGAGTGCCCCCGCGCGTGAGTCTGGTGGCGCCCCCCGTTCCGGGTTGGTCCGGGGGGCGCCGCTGTTTCTTGCGGGCGGCGGGCGGCGGGCGGCGGGGTGCGGGCTGCGGGTGTTCCGTGGCTGATCGCGCGGTTCCCCGCGCCCCTCAAGGGGCGCTCAGGTGGGCCTGGACCCGTTTCGCCACGTCGTAGGTGGTGCCCTTCGGGCGGGTCGCCAGCTTGCCCGGGGCCTTGATCCAGGCCTCTTCCATCGCGAACCAGTCGATCTTCTCGGGGGCGCGGCTCTCCGTCAGGGCCGACCTGAGCTCCTTGAAGTAGCGCTCCCATCGCAGGCGGTACAGGCCGCCCACCAGGCCCGCCCACTCGCGGTTCGCGTAGTCGCGCAGGCCGGCGTCGGCGCCGGAGCGCGTGCCCCAGACCGTGAGCAGGGAGAGCTGGTCGTAGGCGAGCCGGTCCCGTTCCTCCGCATCGGCGCCCCACGCGCGGGCGTCCGCGACCCAACGCCCCAGCAGGTGACGGGAGTCGGTGGAGACCAGCCGTTCGAGCAGGTCCATCAAGGTGAGCCACTCGCGGGTGAGGCGGTCGAAGCGGGCGGCGTCCCCGGCGCCGTACGCCTCCTTGATGCGCGGCAGCAGGACGCGGCTGCGGTTGGAGAGGGCCTGCCGGGCGATGTCGAGCAGGTCGCGACGGTACGCGGACGAGTTCCGCAACCCGGCTCGCACCGAAAGGAGTTCGCCGAGCGCGGGCTCGAAGTCCGCCGCGTCGTACCGCAGCTTCTTCGGTGACCAGGCCGCCGCCGACTTCGCGGCGAGGTCGGGCCGGGCCCCGAACAGGCCGTCCGCGCCCTCGGCCCACTCGTCGGCGCGGGTCGTTCCGTAGGCCGTGCGGCGCAGGGTGTCCCAGGCGGCTTCGGCGTGCGGGTCGGCGGCGCCGTAGCGGGACGTCGACCACTCCCGGAACCAGGCCTCGAGGTCCAGATCGCCGGTCCGCCAAGCCAGTTCCGAGAAGAGCTCGAAGGCGGCCGGGTTGTTGTCGGCCGCCTCCGGCATGAGGGAGATCCCGGCGAGCGTGCTGCCCTTCTTCGTGCGCCACTTGTCGTACAGGGCCGCCCAGTCGGGGGTGTTGGCGCCGAGCGTCGTGTGGCCGCCGAAGTTCCAGATGGAGCCGAAGGTGTAGGGCGTCGAGCCCCAGTCGGACTCGCGGTCGGTGATGTGCGGGAAGCGGTCGGAGAGGCCGTCGACGACGAGCATCCGCTCCTTGTCGACGGCGTCGGTGATCGCCTTCGGCGGATTGTGCTGCCAGCCGAGGATCACCCAGGTGGCGTCCGGGTGGGCGGCTCGCAACGCCTTCTCGACGCCCTTCGCCGCGTCGCCGACGGGGACGTCGCCGGGTTTGCCGCCCTCGTGGAGGAGGTCCATCTTGTACATCGTGGTCGGGCCGTACAGCTCGTCCTGCGCGCGGTAGAACGCGGCGGCTACGCGCGCGAAATGGCCGGTGCGCGGATCCAGCCAGTCCGGCCGCGCGAAGCCGACCCAGTCGCCCTGCGGAACGGTCCTCGCGCCCGGGTTCTTCTTCTCGAAGCCGGGCGGCACGGTCCCGAACCAGCCCGGCAGGACCGGCGTCATGCCGAGGTCGCGCAGCCGGTCGCAGATGCGTCGGCCCAGGCGGGCGCGGGCGTCGAGCAGCTGCCGGGAGACCGGGTGCGGGAACGACGACATGTTCTGCAGGAGCCACCAGGGCTGGTGGGCGGGGCCGGGTATCCAGGCCCGCAGTTCGGCGTCCGTGTACCCGAACTCCTGGAAGGCGCGGTGGTGGACGGCGTCCGCGCCCGCGTACACGAGGACTTCGTTGTAGCCGTGGAGGGCGAGCACGTCGATCTCGTGCTCCCAGTAACTCCAGTCGTAATACGCCCCGGTGTACCCGTCGTTGGTGTCGTTGAGGACGAAGCGGTGCGGGGTGTTGGCCGTTCCGGTGAGGGGTGCGGTGGGTGCTGGGAGCCGGGTCGGGAGGTGGTCGGTGCGGCTGCCCGCCCAGGTGATGTTCGCGTGCGTGACGTGTTTCAAGTAGCGGCGCAGGCCCGTGAGTTGGGTGGCGGGGGTGGTGCCGGTGACGGTGATGCGGCCGGGGCGTCCGGTGACGCGGAAGGAGTCCTCTCCGTCGTCCTTCCTCGGTGTGGTTCTGAACTCGATCTGGTCCCGGTGGCGGGGGAGCAGGCGCCGGGCGGCCTCGGCGGCTGCGCCGGACGCGGCGGTGTGGGTGGTGACGCCGTCGGCTGACGCGCCGGAACAGGCAGCGGCGGCGACACCGGCGGTCCCGGCGAGGCCGGTGAGGAAGGTGCGGCGGGGGAGGGGCATGCGGGCTCCGTCGGTCGGCTGGGGAGGCGTACCGGAGGTCTCTTCCCCCGTAGGCACCCCGCTTCTAACCGTCGCCAGGATGAAGAACAGACATTCATCGGATCGATGTGTCAGCATGCCGCCAAATGAGCGTCGCCCGCAGCCAGTTGGAACCATTGACATCGGATGTATTCGTCCCTACGTTCCCGTGCGACCCCCAACCCAGGGAACCGGAACAACCGGAACAACCGGAACAACCGGAACAACCGGAACAACACCGGGAGCCGCCCCATGCGCCGCAGAGCCACTGGTCTCGCCCTGTTCCTCGCCGCCGCCCTCGCGGGCACGGCCGTCCCGGCCGCGACGGCCGTGACCGACGCCGCCCCGAAGCCTTCGAAGATCGCGGGCCCCGGCACCGACCACGCCGCCGACGACCCCTTCACCGCCGACCGCACGAACTGGTTCCGTCAGGACCGCTTCGGCATGTTCATCCACTTCGGCGCGTACTCGAACCTGGAGGGCGAGTACAGGCGCCCCGACGGCAGCACCTGCCGCAACGCGGAGTGGATCAAGCGGGAGTGTGACATCCCGATGGAGGAGTACGAGCAGCAGGCGCAGAACTTCAACCCGGCGGACTTCGACGCGAAGGCGGTCGTCAAGGCG
The sequence above is a segment of the Streptomyces sp. Je 1-369 genome. Coding sequences within it:
- a CDS encoding nucleobase:cation symporter-2 family protein, encoding MATTGLQHVAAMYAGVVAPPLIVGAAIGLSPKDLTFLTGACLFTAGLATFLQTLGFWKIGARLPFVNGVTFAGVAPMIAVVESTDNKDDALPIIFGAVIVAGVLGFIAAPFFSKMIRFFPPVVTGTVITLIGISLMPVAFGWAQGPVPGADDYGSMKNLGLAGLTLVVVLLLRRFTTGFVKQIAVLLGLVIGTLIAIPFGVTDFGPVGDADVVGFPTPFHFGAPQFAAAAIVSLCVVMVVSMTESTADMLALGEIVDRPADEKTIAAGLRADTLGSAVSPLFNGFMCSAFAQNIGLVAMTKIRSRYVVAVGGGFLVLMGLCPMAASLIAVVPRPVLGGAGVVLFGSVAASGIQTLVKANLEKDNNVLIVAVSLAVGLIPIAAPEFYHAFPETAKIILDSGISTGCVAAVLLNLVFNHIGKGREEDDVTAPMEPGGEIAETRVPGQGKGRSEAVAH
- a CDS encoding nuclear transport factor 2 family protein, with the translated sequence MSEIEIPAAEHPKAEIDALTAEFFGAFDNRGGKAADVARIRRLMLPGGVIVVTGPQYAAYTVEEFIEPRERLLADGRLVEFAEWEISERTDIVGDIACRFGEYAKAGVMDGEPFKGGGTKTMQFVRTPEGWRIAAFSWYDHP
- a CDS encoding chitosanase, whose protein sequence is METPHIDPRTTRTTDAAPATAPSRRTLLAVIGAAAVAGPLLATQSASAATPFSSFITAGGLDDPAKKEIAMQIVCSAENSSLEWKKQYRYCEDIDDGRGYTAGIIGFCSGTGDMLDLVELYTRRKPGNVLAKYLPALRRVDGTDSHEGLDPTFVRDWERAADTDAEFRKAQNDERDRVYFNPSVKQGKADGVGTLGQFCYYDAIVMHGDGGDSTSFRNIRKRALRSAKPPTQGGDEVTYLNAFLDARVWAMKQEAAHEDTSRVDTAQRVFLKKRNLNLDPPLDWKVYGDPYHIG
- a CDS encoding DUF4360 domain-containing protein, which produces MAGALLLSGAVAALFGSTLPAHDPTTILDPPPDKIVIEVATVNGSGCPLGTAAVAVSQDNTAFTVTYSDYLAKAGGGADPTAFRRNCQLSLIVHVPSGFTYAIASADYRGYAALQAGAKGTEKASYYFQGSPQTASISHEFKGAYNDNWQATDTTDWAQLVWAPCGVKRNFNINTELRVDLGTSDPAKSSFMTMDSTDGDISTIYHVAWKECPRA
- a CDS encoding alpha-N-acetylglucosaminidase translates to MPLPRRTFLTGLAGTAGVAAAACSGASADGVTTHTAASGAAAEAARRLLPRHRDQIEFRTTPRKDDGEDSFRVTGRPGRITVTGTTPATQLTGLRRYLKHVTHANITWAGSRTDHLPTRLPAPTAPLTGTANTPHRFVLNDTNDGYTGAYYDWSYWEHEIDVLALHGYNEVLVYAGADAVHHRAFQEFGYTDAELRAWIPGPAHQPWWLLQNMSSFPHPVSRQLLDARARLGRRICDRLRDLGMTPVLPGWFGTVPPGFEKKNPGARTVPQGDWVGFARPDWLDPRTGHFARVAAAFYRAQDELYGPTTMYKMDLLHEGGKPGDVPVGDAAKGVEKALRAAHPDATWVILGWQHNPPKAITDAVDKERMLVVDGLSDRFPHITDRESDWGSTPYTFGSIWNFGGHTTLGANTPDWAALYDKWRTKKGSTLAGISLMPEAADNNPAAFELFSELAWRTGDLDLEAWFREWSTSRYGAADPHAEAAWDTLRRTAYGTTRADEWAEGADGLFGARPDLAAKSAAAWSPKKLRYDAADFEPALGELLSVRAGLRNSSAYRRDLLDIARQALSNRSRVLLPRIKEAYGAGDAARFDRLTREWLTLMDLLERLVSTDSRHLLGRWVADARAWGADAEERDRLAYDQLSLLTVWGTRSGADAGLRDYANREWAGLVGGLYRLRWERYFKELRSALTESRAPEKIDWFAMEEAWIKAPGKLATRPKGTTYDVAKRVQAHLSAP